The segment ctaattaaatatatagtacgAGCTAACTTATTATAAAGGTTGTCAATATGGGGTAGTTATGTTAACTTACTATCCAATGTTATACTTAAAAGTTTGATATTGTCTACAGAATAATCCATATCTGTTTGTGAGCAAAGCTAATAATTTGAGTCTTGTCCGTCTTAAGTAAAAACTTGAACTAGTTGCTTTATCAAGAACATTACTCATAAACAGATTCAAATTAACTAAGGAAATCATCATCAAACATAATAGATTTAGAAGCCACGATACCAATTAAATCATTGATCATGACAAGAAACAGAAATGGAAcaaggaccgatccctgtggaacaccataaACCACTTCAGTGGCACTTCAGAAAATGCCATTAACAAAAACCTTCTAATgtctgttatttaaaaagtaaccaGCAAAATCTATTTCACTGCCGATTACTCCATAAAACTTGAGTATTTTCAACAGAATGCATGGtcgacacagtcgaaagccttgctcAGATCACATAAAACAGCAGTTGTTACAGAACCTTCCTCAAAGCTAGCAATGATGGCTGATACAAGTCTCTCGACTGCATTCCCCGTGGACAGCCAGGGCTAAATCCAAACTGGTGTGGAGAAAAGAGGTTGTTGGATTCAAAAAATTCACTCACCTGAATTTGTAATgccaattcaaatatttttgagaaaacaaGAACCACATAGCTGTCAACACTTTCCCTGCTCCCTTTCTTATGAATAGGAACCACTTTGGCTATCTTAAGACAATCTGGAAATTTCCCTTCCTTGACACAAGTGTTTAAACAATCAGCAAGAGGTTGAGCCACAGTACTAATTACATTCTTGACTAGTTTATTAGATATATCATATACATCCGATGAATTTGATAACTTGAAACTGTacactatatttacaatttcactgcTGGTAATATTACtccaactaaatttaaaactactatttacaaagTAGGCACAAGGATCATTCCCGTCAGTATCTGGTATCTTATGTCGTACCTCTTCAACGATGTTGGAAAATACTTGCTGAACTCTTCGGCCACCGGAAGAGCAACAGGGGTAGTAGAGGATCCAGTCTCTTGTTTGATGACCTACCACACAGCATTATTGATGTTAGAGGCACTCTCAATAAAAATTCTATTGGCAAATAACTTGGCATCAGAAAGTTTCCTTTTATACTCACTCCTCAGCCTGAAGTAGTTGTCTATCAATAGGAGAGTTTGTAAGTGAATCGCGATTAAAGAGAGCCATCACTAAATCCTTCATCTGGCCAAGCTCCGGAGTGTACCAGTTTTTGCGTTTGGTGGCAGGAGAAGGAAAATGCTTTCTCTGGTGTGAAAAAACACttatccaataaaaaaaattgagaaaagcaTTAAACATATTTACAGTCACTAATGGACAGAATATTAGCCGAGTCATATTGTCCCACTAATAAATTGGTCTACCACCTTCTCCATGCCATTCAACATGAAGGAGATAACAGTGATTGGGCTCGATTTTGGTAGGTTGCTAGAACACCTTCCTGCCTTGTCTATAAAGACGACATTAACTTTTCACCAGTCGCTGGGAATATAGCCAAAAACTAGAATTGCCTTGCGCAGATTTATTACTATTTGAACAATGTCATAAATGCAATTTTGTGTTATAGCTGAAAAAATACCATCCCCTCGGGAGATCAGTAGGGTTTAAAAGATAGAATTGCCCATCTTATCTTGTCTTCACAGAAAACTTTCCTCCCCAGACTAACGTTCTACTGGTGGGCCATGTGCATCCAATACTCAGTCCAATCCATTAGTAGGCGTGTTGCTGGTGAAAATCGGGCTGGAAAAGTGAATACTAAGAAGTGACTCCATTCTCCCGGCTGCTCTCAGTGGAAATTCCATCCTGAGAGTTTTCTGAGATTACTTTTTGGAGACGAGCTACAGTAATCTGACCTTTTAACACTTTCACAGAAGCTCAGCCAGGTCCTCCTATTTGACCCTCTCAATTCAAGGTTGTAGCTGGTAAGGGATTTTTGGTACTCTCCCACCTACCAGTGCACTTAAAGAGCCTTctcgtgttttattttatttcgtatatCCTTATTCTGCCAATGAACTTTCCAGTTTGCTACCTCACAGGACATGAGGCCTCGAAGACCGAGATCAGCAATCCACTTACCTCGAAGGCCAAGAACAGCAATCCACTTACCTCGAAGGCCGAGAACAGCAATCCAAGTACCTCGAAGGCCAAGAACAGCAATCCACTTACCTCAAAGGCCAAGATCAGCAATCCACTTACCTCGAAGGCCAAGAACAGCAATCCACTTACCTCGAAGGCAGAGAACAGCAATCCAAGTACCTCGAAGGCCAAGAACAGCAATCCACTTACCTCGAAGGCCAAGAACAGCAATCCACTTACCTCGAAGGCCAAGAACAGCAATCCACTTACCTCGAAGGCCAAGATCAGCAATCCACTTACCTCGAAGGCCAAGAACAGCAATCCACTTACCTCGAAGGCCAAGAACAGCAATCCACTTACCTCAAAGGCCGAGAACAGCAATCCACTTACCTCAAAAGGCAGAGATCAGCAATTCACTTAGTTTTTTTAGAGTGTTTCTAAACTGTTAGGTTTGTCTACATTTTCTTCTGGTTTGTGGATGATACTAGCAGTTTATAAACAACTGCATAGACTTATATCTTCTAAGCAAGGAAACTACTGAGTTTCTACGACTAATCGAGACAATTGACTTAGTTGACAACCAGGTGTGGCTTACCACCTAGCAGGCAAAGTGCCAGAATCGTGTCCAGCTTGAGATTGAGACAACTGAGATAGTgagatttattccaaaaaaatataaactttacaaacaagattattaaggaatataatctaaccacattaacaagttgcgtggttagataaaactaaacaataaacaaggaaaggtctgataacagtccggttttctctgaaaaggacttgatgtgcagatcactgcggtaTACTGAAAGtttctcactatatttaactaaaattaacgttaaaataaaaatacattaacgttgataagagcacaacttaatcaatttaaactctagtcaatcttattcttacatacaatgtttaaatatacataaaagactaatatattgaagactttaaatcatctatgtaaaaaatacaatttatctaatgacaatattatcttaacattttagactaatggaaataatattaagattctacaaaatgttttcgttatattggttactaattaatagagaatacaataaaataaaataattgtctataaagggaacgaattttagtttgcatatgagaaaaagaaagaattcagttaagaatattttagactaatctgttgtgtataatatctatctgttcagtttgactaagtaaccaattagttatagcattacaaaaagaatttaaggttttaatttttttaattttatttggaattttattaaacaaatgtgGACCCATGTAGGAAAACGAACGAACGCCTGAAagctagtttattaactttgggtttttggatAAGACCTCTTTGCAAATTTCTTGTgacatattgtttttgttgttcaatattatttctatttccacttcttataaaaaataatcttaatactttataaataaaaatataatgtatgggaaaagtttgtaattgttggtAAAGAGGATAAGAAGAGTCGCACCTTTTTTTCCTTAAGATTAAacgtataaaagtgttttgtgttacTCTAATTTcgtctgtttttgtttttggagctgCTCCCCAGCATACAATACCGTACTGTAACCTAGAGTAAATTAGTGCATAATACAGAGTACGTAACAGCTTTTCGtcacaaaaatttctcaaaaaataaaacttcctaacATTACTTCTAATTTtgattttggatgaaaaatatgtgttttttccaatttattttctggtcaaaatatacacctaaatacttaaaaaaatttacctcttctaattcaatacatttacatgtaataaaggtTGTACAAGTTTCTTCGTGATACTTCACAGGCACGTCAAAACCAAAGcccttaaaatcaaaattgataaacttagtcttatttacatttattaacattttatttttattagaccaGGCTCTTAACAGTCtaagatcattatttattttttcccataaGTTATTTCTACatgtatctaaatataaataagcaacatcGTCAGCAAAGGCACTGATTGtgccattaaaattttgttttaacaaatcattaataaaaataataaactttgtcTCTAAAAACACTGACTAGCAAAATATCGAGGGATGTGAGTTTGCAACAACAGTTAAATTAAATGATCTTGTTACAGTAAAAATTAGATATGACCCTGTTGCCTTGCACAGGATGTTTTTGAAATGAAGAGACAAGAGCACAATTTTAAAGTAATCAAAATACTGTGTTATATTACACTTCTGGCTAATTACTACGGAGCAGGGAATGTAACGTAAATTTTAAATGAGGTGGGTATGCAAAATAGAGAgaattagtgaaaaataaaattctgagaTGTTTTCTTGCAAAACCCTGGCAACAGCAAAAAACAACATACTTGTGGTAGAGGAGCATGTCTATTACAGACAACAAAGTATGGTAATTTGAGTTTTTACTTTAGTTATGAACAATGTAGACGTATCTAGATAACATGGTGTTAACTAACAGTATATACTCTGTTCATATTTTCAGTAGTAAACAGTAGGGTTGTTACTTAAAATATCTGAAGCCTTTGAATATTCACTTAATTTACTGAAGGACAAAAAGATGGATGATAAAGGAACCACTGGCCATATGAAATAATGGTAACACAGCAGCATATGAGCAAAAGCAGCAGTTGTATATTTGAACTAAATACCATAAATGTAAGTTGTATTATGGACTTAAAGCTTTGGTTGCACTAGTAAAAATCAGTGCTAGTAAATTAATGCCGGAGTAAATTGGTGGAAAGTGTTATATAACCAATACGTATGTTCCCAAAGGAACCAGGTGTGATTTGTGGTTACAGCAGttgctaaataaaaatacaacatagtTGGTCCGGAAATAGGTCTTTACAAACTGTAGCACTCTTATAGGCTCTGTCCTATGTGTGATCAACTTTAAttgttatgaaggaaacaggatttttccggacatttacaaTTGTTCAGtggaaacaagaaatcagtaacactacgtttcgagatctgcaatctgatctcttcttcaggtataactaacctaatacataattacaaactaggttaaaataaacaaatgataccaaagcgtttgtttattttactgtatgtacaatatatactgtattttttaacatttatacacAGAAATAGAACTCAATAGAAcagaatagatttttttaattttcttaagaataaaaatactaagttTTGTCACTTTTAACCTTAACTTTGATTTTCCAAGTTTTAAACTGCACATTGTCTCACTTATTAAATCCCGGATATACGTGCTTCACATCATCAAAGAACACAGAAATGAGCTGGCTGACGGGTCTGTTGAAAAATCCATCCCTGTGAAAGTACAAGAACTGGTAAGCAAACAGCTCCTTGCAAATCTTGCCATTGTTAGACACTTCGCTCGCTATGTATTGCGAAAGAGCGTCCCACATTGCGTCAAGACGATAGTCCCCATCACTTCCAGGATACTTATTGGGGTGGACAAAAGTTAGAGAGCCGTTGTTTGTAAACTCTTCGTATCTCTCTGTAGCCACCACTGTCCCAGGCAGAAGGTAGTTCTTTAAAACTGGCAGCAAAGTCTCGCAATCTAGATCTTCAACGTGGATAGCGAAGTTCTGTCCCGTGTTTCGATCGACTCCTGCTAACATCCAAACATCGTAAGATTCTTCCTCGCTTTGGAGCTGATGCTCACAAATGTCCACAATGTGACCTGGCCCCCCAATCGCCTTTGTGTAGTTTATAATGACAAACGCACATACTTCCCTGAAGAACTGGAACCAGACATTCACCACGCTTTCTGCCAACTGAAACAACagaattattctaattaataaattgaagtGATTTAAATACTGCTAATTATTCATTTACAACTGTACATGAACTTTATTTATTGACTGATATAGTCTACCTATAGGCTTAAATCTCTCCTGGCCATTTGGTCCAATGAATCTGGTCAAGGCGTAATCAGcgagggggtccggacccctccccttaaattttcaatttttttaaattacttaggatttaaattatgttaaggCTTTctaaaataccttttttttaatatttttgttgcctATCTGACCATATAATTTAGTGCATTCAATTCCCGCATTATTTTTCTAATGCCACATTTCTCTGGGAGACATGCAAGTATTATTAACTTCTTGACTCTTATTTGTCGAATTTTCTTCcatccctgtatatttattgtattattcttaGCATCAAAGAAAAATTAGACAGTTTTATTAGTAGACAAGAAATACACTCCTACTGtactagaaaaaaattatatgctGGAACAGATGAATGTTCGATTGGAGAAAACCAATGGCACTTTTATCTATATGAgaattgaactttttaataaatttcctgaAAAAGTATGGCATGTGTCtattagtagattttaaaatgttgtaagtaattggcttgttgataacacattttattctttaaatgactacataacctgtgatattagtagttcaattttttaataattaaaattttgttaatagttatatttatttttatttatttattgttgttaaatttattttattgttatttttatttgttgtactattatttatttattgttactttttatttgttttattgttatctatatttatttttatttatttattatttaatttatatggtttataatgtttttgatatGTTATATACATTTAACGAGATGCTCCTAACaccatatttactttttttctttttaatgagcAAATTGTGGCATTATTCACATTTACcatgtatatataacatttacttttacTTATTATGAATATTTCTAATCATTACACTTGTTTTATGGGATTTTAAAGGTGTGATAGGAATAGGCCAAAAAGTGTCGTTGTCCATTGCATTGTCATAAgtgcttaaagacaataaagatttcttgattcTTTACTTCAATATTTAACATTCTACATAGGTTTGAATGAAGGTGTTCACAACTACCTTGATAGTGCCTGCCATTACAGGAATTTTAACTGCAAGATCCAGAGTTAAGggatgaaaattacaaataatgaagtAGTAGACCATTACAGGtagaaatacttttattacaagaTATTAGGAAGTTATGGTCAGATGTATTTAcaatattggtatttatttacaatagcgtgaccatggaaaatggacttttttcatgggttgagcatttatagccaagtattattatcacaggtgcatataaactggggggaaagtatattattgtattatattgatgcctttcgggcattattgcgttaaggatggaaaataaccgacaaaattttgtc is part of the Homalodisca vitripennis isolate AUS2020 chromosome 8, UT_GWSS_2.1, whole genome shotgun sequence genome and harbors:
- the LOC124368190 gene encoding uncharacterized protein LOC124368190, whose protein sequence is MDLISFIKQTEGLENSINFAINHGLIPDKTPKDCVKCGLEGGLRWTKNSRTVNIPFMFVCVQRNCRSTISVSRNTLFDHLTFSLSQALRLIYFWLLKISVQETASQLELAESVVNVWFQFFREVCAFVIINYTKAIGGPGHIVDICEHQLQSEEESYDVWMLAGVDRNTGQNFAIHVEDLDCETLLPVLKNYLLPGTVVATERYEEFTNNGSLTFVHPNKYPGSDGDYRLDAMWDALSQYIASEVSNNGKICKELFAYQFLYFHRDGFFNRPVSQLISVFFDDVKHVYPGFNK